A genomic stretch from Arachis stenosperma cultivar V10309 chromosome 3, arast.V10309.gnm1.PFL2, whole genome shotgun sequence includes:
- the LOC130970312 gene encoding transcription factor-like protein DPB isoform X1: MGMRPRKSGEEGQEEEEEEEEELPGCGTTGSGQSGSTSKSAGLATPAGDSTCLKLDHLDIQGDDAGSQGPVGSKKKKRGQRAVGPDKSGRGLRQFSMKVCEKVESKGRTTYNEVADELVAEFADPGNSDLSPDQQQYYEKNIRRRVYDALNVLMAMDIISKDKKEIQWKGLPRTSVNDIEELKSERLVLRSKIEKKTAYLHELEEQFVGIQNLIKRNEQLYSSENPPSGVSLPFILVQTRPHATVEVEISEDMQLVHFDFNSTPFELHDDNYVLKAMKFCGRPQSDNTTHNLADGGEGSSMSGLNQSQVPPSVTNLPARPPTSPPLPGILKARVKNEP, encoded by the exons ATGGGAATGCGACCCCGTAAATCGGGTGAGGAGGGacaggaggaggaggaagaggaggaggaggagctGCCAGGCTGTGGAACCACGGGTTCAGGACAATCGGGGTCGACTAGTAAGAGTGCTgggttggcaacgccagctggTGATAGCACCTGTCTCAAATTAGACCATCTTGACATACAAGGCGATGATGCTGGATCGCAGGGGCCAGTTGG tagcaagaagaaaaagagaggtCAACGGGCAGTTGGACCTGATAAAAGTGGAAGAGGGCTCCGTCAATTTAGTATGAAAG TTTGTGAGAAGGTAGAAAGCAAGGGAAGAACAACTTACAATGAG GTAGCAGATGAACTTGTGGCTGAATTTGCTGATCCAGGCAACAGTGATTTGTCTCCTGATCAG CAACaatattatgagaaaaataTCCGTAGAAGGGTCTATGATGCTCTGAACGTTCTCATGGCAATGGATATTATTTCGAAGGATAAAAAGGAAATACAATGGAAGGGTCTTCCTCGTACTAGTGTGAACGATATTGAAGAACTAAAG TCAGAACGTCTTGTGCTCAggagtaaaattgagaagaaaacAGCATATTTGCATGAGCTGGAGGAGCAA TTTGTAGGTATTCAGAACCTTATAAAAAGAAATGAGCAATTATATAGCTCAGAAAACCCTCCCAGTGGTGTATCTTTACCTTTTATTCTGGTACAG ACACGTCCTCATGCAACTGTTGAAGTGGAAATATCAGAAGATATGCAGCTTGTGCATTTTGATTTCAATAG TACTCCTTTTGAGCTGCATGATGACAACTATGTGCTAAAGGCAATGAAGTTCTGTGGGAGACCACAGAGTGATAATACGACACACAATCTTGCCGATGGAGGTGAAGGTTCTAGCATGTCAGGCTTGAATCAGTCACAAGTTCCTCCTTCAGTTACGAATCTTCCAGCTAGGCCTCCCACATCACCTCCACTCCCTGGGATATTGAAGGCAAGAGTTAAGAATGAGCCTTAA
- the LOC130970312 gene encoding transcription factor-like protein DPB isoform X2 has product MGMRPRKSGEEGQEEEEEEEEELPGCGTTGSGQSGSTSKSAGLATPAGDSTCLKLDHLDIQGDDAGSQGPVGKKKKRGQRAVGPDKSGRGLRQFSMKVCEKVESKGRTTYNEVADELVAEFADPGNSDLSPDQQQYYEKNIRRRVYDALNVLMAMDIISKDKKEIQWKGLPRTSVNDIEELKSERLVLRSKIEKKTAYLHELEEQFVGIQNLIKRNEQLYSSENPPSGVSLPFILVQTRPHATVEVEISEDMQLVHFDFNSTPFELHDDNYVLKAMKFCGRPQSDNTTHNLADGGEGSSMSGLNQSQVPPSVTNLPARPPTSPPLPGILKARVKNEP; this is encoded by the exons ATGGGAATGCGACCCCGTAAATCGGGTGAGGAGGGacaggaggaggaggaagaggaggaggaggagctGCCAGGCTGTGGAACCACGGGTTCAGGACAATCGGGGTCGACTAGTAAGAGTGCTgggttggcaacgccagctggTGATAGCACCTGTCTCAAATTAGACCATCTTGACATACAAGGCGATGATGCTGGATCGCAGGGGCCAGTTGG caagaagaaaaagagaggtCAACGGGCAGTTGGACCTGATAAAAGTGGAAGAGGGCTCCGTCAATTTAGTATGAAAG TTTGTGAGAAGGTAGAAAGCAAGGGAAGAACAACTTACAATGAG GTAGCAGATGAACTTGTGGCTGAATTTGCTGATCCAGGCAACAGTGATTTGTCTCCTGATCAG CAACaatattatgagaaaaataTCCGTAGAAGGGTCTATGATGCTCTGAACGTTCTCATGGCAATGGATATTATTTCGAAGGATAAAAAGGAAATACAATGGAAGGGTCTTCCTCGTACTAGTGTGAACGATATTGAAGAACTAAAG TCAGAACGTCTTGTGCTCAggagtaaaattgagaagaaaacAGCATATTTGCATGAGCTGGAGGAGCAA TTTGTAGGTATTCAGAACCTTATAAAAAGAAATGAGCAATTATATAGCTCAGAAAACCCTCCCAGTGGTGTATCTTTACCTTTTATTCTGGTACAG ACACGTCCTCATGCAACTGTTGAAGTGGAAATATCAGAAGATATGCAGCTTGTGCATTTTGATTTCAATAG TACTCCTTTTGAGCTGCATGATGACAACTATGTGCTAAAGGCAATGAAGTTCTGTGGGAGACCACAGAGTGATAATACGACACACAATCTTGCCGATGGAGGTGAAGGTTCTAGCATGTCAGGCTTGAATCAGTCACAAGTTCCTCCTTCAGTTACGAATCTTCCAGCTAGGCCTCCCACATCACCTCCACTCCCTGGGATATTGAAGGCAAGAGTTAAGAATGAGCCTTAA
- the LOC130970313 gene encoding protein HIGH ARSENIC CONTENT 1, mitochondrial, translated as MEDHKEHQNFVTIDVHAAKDMLNLDGYHYLDVRTVEEFNKSHVENAQNVPYMFLTEQGRVQNPDFIDQVEAIYKKDDHLIVACNSGGRASRACVDLLDHGYKHVVNMGGGYSAWVDAGFAGDKPPEELKTSCKFHPKQS; from the exons ATGGAAGACCACAAGGA GCATCAAAATTTTGTAACCATCGACGTGCATGCTGCCAAAGATATGCTTAACTTGGATGGTTACCACTATCTCGATGTGAG AACTGTTGAGGAATTCAACAAGAGCCATGTTGAGAATGCACAAAATGTTCCGTACATGTTCCTTACAGAACAAG GAAGGGTGCAAAACCCTGATTTTATTGACCAGGTTGAAGCAATATACAAGAAAGATGATCACTTAATTGTG gCTTGCAATAGCGGAGGAAGAGCATCCCGAGCCTGCGTTGACCTGCTTGATCAT GGATATAAGCATGTTGTTAACATGGGAGGAGGCTACTCGGCTTGGGTGGATGCTGGTTTTGCCGGGGACAagccaccagaagagctcaaaACCAGTTGCAAGTTCCATCCTAAGCAATCTTGA
- the LOC130969102 gene encoding NADH dehydrogenase [ubiquinone] iron-sulfur protein 6, mitochondrial produces the protein MASSLLRGLMKSSKLASSATGTRRLSLVSTQISEHTAKWMQDTSKKSPMELINEVPPIKVEDRIVACEGDTNPALGHPIEYICLDKDEPAICKYCGLRYYQDHHH, from the exons ATGGCGTCGAGTTTGTTGAGAGGCCTCATGAAATCGTCGAAGCTCGCGTCGTCGGCGACGGGCACGAGGAGGTTGAGCCTTGTGAGCACTCAAATCAGTGAGCACACCGCCAAGTGGATGCAG GATACAAGCAAGAAATCTCCAATGGAGCTGATTAATGAAGTCCCACCTATCAAGGTTGAAGACAGGATAGTTGCTTGTGAAGGAG ATACTAATCCTGCACTTGGGCACCCAATTGAGTACATATGCCTTGATAAGGACGAGCCTGCTATTTGCAAATATTGTGGCCTACGTTATTATCAGGATCATCATCATTAG
- the LOC130969100 gene encoding uncharacterized protein LOC130969100 yields the protein MAKTTYAAGLLSAIAAAAGFSQSHTASYADGPFNFPFTNLPPQPPQPPPPSDGKSPPEAPPPQPKVRNDHPRTTSAGFDPEALERGVKALKEISSSPHGKKVFDVIKKQEETKQAELAAKVAEFKEMKAQHEIERQRIIYDEQKKLAQHQAQTKSQIAKYEDELARKRMQAENEYQRARNQELVKMQEESSIRQEQARRATEEQIQAQRRQTEREKAEIERETIRVRAMAEAEGRAHEAKLAEEVNRRMLVDRANAEREKWVAAINTTFEHIGGGLKAILTDQNKLVVAVGGVTALAAGVYTTREGARVIWGYVDRILGQPSLIRESSRGKYPWSGVFSRAMSSLSRRSDATSKNGNGFGDVILHPSLQKRIEQLSSATANTKAHQAPFRNMLFYGPPGTGKTMAARELARKSGLDYALMTGGDVAPLGSQAVTKIHQLFDWAKKSKKGLLLFIDEADAFLCERNKTYMSEAQRSALNALLFRTGDQSKDIVLALATNRPGDLDSAVADRIDEVLEFPLPGEGERFKLLKLYLDKYIAQAGSRKLGSIQSLFKGNPQKIEIKGLTDDIIKEAAAKTEGFSGREIAKLMASVQAAVYGSENCVLDPSLFREVVDYKVAEHQQRRKLAGADKASA from the exons ATGGCGAAAACAACCTATGCGGCGGGTTTGTTGTCAGCCATAGCAGCCGCAGCTGGTTTCTCTCAAAGCCACACTGCTTCTTATGCTGATGGCCCTTTTAACTTTCCCTTCACCAACCTTCCCCCACAACCGCCACAACCGCCTCCTCCTTCCGATGGAAAATCGCCGCCGGAGGCGCCGCCGCCGCAGCCTAAGGTTCGAAATGACCATCCTAGGACCACTTCTGCTGGGTTTGATCCTGAGGCTCTGGAGAGAGGTGTCAAGGCACTCAAGGAGATTTCCTCATCTCCTCATGGCAAAAAG GTTTTTGATGTTATAAAAAAACAAGAGGAGACAAAGCAAGCTGAATTGGCTGCAAAGGTGGCAGAGTTTAAGGAAATGAAAGCACAACACGAAATT GAGAGACAAAGGATTATATATGATGAACAAAAAAAGCTAGCCCAGCATCAAGCACAAACTAAATCCCAAATTGCTAAATATGAGGATGAATTGGCAAGGAAgaggatgcag GCAGAAAATGAGTACCAGAGAGCTAGGAATCAAGAGTTAgtaaaaatgcaagaagaatcaTCAATCAGACAGGAGCAAGCTCGACGTGCAACAGAAGAACAGATTCAAGCACAACGGAGGCAAACTGAAAGAGAGAAGGCTGAGATCGAACGTGAAACAATCAGAGTAAGGGCTATGGCAGAAGCGGAAGGAAGAGCACATGAAGCAAAGCTAGCTGAAGAGGTTAACAGGCGAATGCTAGTAGATCGTGCTAATGCAGAGCGAGAAAAATGGGTCGCTGCCATCAATACTACTTTTGAACATATTGGAG GGGGATTGAAAGCCATTCTAACAGATCAAAACAAGTTGGTTGTAGCAGTTGGTGGAGTGACTGCCCTGGCAGCTGGGGTCTACACAACGAG GGAAGGTGCACGGGTTATTTGGGGATATGTGGATAGAATTTTGGGACAACCATCATTGATCCGAGAGTCATCCAGAGGGAAATACCCTTGGTCTGGTGTGTTTTCCCGGGCCATGAGCTCCCTGTCTCGTCGTAGTGATGCAACTTCGAAAAATGGAAATGGTTTTGGTGATGTAATTTTGCATCCTTCACTTCAAAAACGGATTGAGCAGCTGTCATCTGCAACGGCAAATACAAAAGCACATCAAGCACCATTCAGAAACATGCTTTTCTATGGCCCTCCAGGAACTGGGAAGACAATGGCTGCTAGAGAATTGGCTCGTAAATCT GGGTTAGATTATGCATTGATGACTGGAGGAGATGTTGCTCCACTGGGATCACAGGCTGTAACAAAAATACACCAGTTGTTTGATTGGGCTAAGAAATCAAAAAAGGGTTTATTGCTTTTCATTGATGAAGCCGATGCATTTCTGTGCGA GCGGAACAAGACCTATATGAGTGAAGCACAAAGAAGTGCACTAAATGCTCTTCTCTTCCGAACTGGTGACCAGTCTAAAGACATAGTCCTTGCACTTGCCACAAATCGACCAGGTGATCTTGATTCAGCTGTGGCAGATCGAATCGACGAGGTCTTGGAATTTCCCTTACCTGGGGAAGGAGAGCGCTTTAAACTTCTTAAGCTCTATTTGGACAAGTATATAGCCCAAGCCGGATCAAGGAAGTTGGGTTCAATTCAAAGCTTGTTCAAAGGAAACCCACAAAAGATAGAAATTAAAGGATTGACTGATGATATCATAAAGGAAGCGGCAGCTAAAACTGAAGGATTTTCTGGAAGGGAGATAGCAAAACTGATGGCTAGTGTTCAAGCTGCTGTATATGGGAGCGAGAACTGTGTGCTTGACCCAAGCCTGTTCCGCGAAGTGGTAGATTACAAAGTTGCAGAGCATCAACAGAGAAGAAAGTTGGCAGGTGCTGATAAAGCTagtgcttga
- the LOC130965461 gene encoding uncharacterized protein LOC130965461 produces the protein MDPNKLNSFFNYLQNFPQIPNTQQSQTSNSQVPNQNLTLPNSFQNPNPQNLSNFNFQAPYNNQFPIFQPQNQNSQTPHFPFSSIFNPSIGNVTPTSLPFPTQFSASRHNSSGVGGSSNLSSQTPIQSSPNSQYSDFANPRGLDAIDLNDDDIEDRRQDSIQHWHWKEDVMLISGWLNVSTDPVVDTDQKGETFWSRIHSYYVEFCTDMTRGLLHVRNDGIRSTRLLHNLLVATIKLVET, from the coding sequence ATGGATCCAAACAAACTCAACTCTTTCTTCAATTACTTACAAAACTTTCCTCAAATTCCAAATACCCAACAATCTCAAACCTCAAACTCTCAAGTTCCAAATCAAAACTTGACACTACCAAATTCATTTCAAAATCCAAATCCACAAAatctttctaattttaattttcaagcTCCTTATAATAATCAGTTTCCTATATTCCAAccacaaaatcaaaattcacaaaCACCCCATTTTCCATTTTCGTCCATATTTAACCCCTCTATCGGAAATGTTACTCCAACTTCCTTGCCGTTTCCAACTCAATTCAGTGCATCAAGACATAACTCATCTGGTGTTGGTGGCTCTTCTAACCTATCCTCTCAGACTCCTATACAATCTAGTCCAAATTCGCAATATTCAGATTTTGCCAACCCTCGTGGATTAGATGCTATCGACcttaatgatgatgatattgaagATCGGAGGCAAGATAGTATTCAACACTGGCATTGGAAAGAGGATGTGATGCTGATCAGTGGATGGTTAAATGTTTCAACTGACCCTGTAGTTGATACCGATCAAAAGGGGGAAACATTTTGGAGTCGAATTCATAGTTATTATGTAGAATTTTGCACCGACATGACAAGGGGATTGTTGCATGTAAGAAATGATGGTATAAGATCAACAAGGCTGTTGCACAATTTGCTAGTTGCTACGATCAAGCTAGTCGAAACATAA